In Capsicum annuum cultivar UCD-10X-F1 chromosome 11, UCD10Xv1.1, whole genome shotgun sequence, one genomic interval encodes:
- the LOC107847668 gene encoding lipoxygenase 6, chloroplastic isoform X2 — protein sequence MMFTAQPRSTPLSSEIQHVFTVRSPVEIMTTRRKISSQISRFKVKAVIQSGNEEKKKTVESGKLVEKSGEESNGFSGKGVRDVKAVITLRKKMKEKISEKIEDQWVSLMNGIGRGILIQLISQDIDPVTKSGKYAESYVRGWFSKPSDHPYIVEYAANFTVPHDFGCPGAIIITNLLDKEIHLVQIVVHGFNEGPLFFSVNTWIHSQKDSPESRIIFQNQAYLPSQTPPGIKDLRREDLLSIRGNGKGERKLHERVYDYDVYNDLGNPDKSEDLARPLIGGQERPYPRRCRTGRGPTKKDPLAERRIEKPHPVYVPRDETFEEIKQNTFSAGRLKALLHNLVPLIAATLSSSDIPFTNFTDIDKLYNDGFVLNDDKDLKKNKFLSDTLDKVFSVSKRLLKYEIPAIIKRDRFAWLRDNEFSRQALAGVNPVNIELLREFPIVSKLDPAVYGPPDSAVTRDLIEQELNGLSVEKAIEEKRLFILDYHDMLLPFIGKMNSLLGRKAYASRTLFFYTSRGVLKPIIIELSLPPTPSSPRNKRIFSHGHDATNHWIWNLAKAHVCSNDAGIHQLVNHWLRTHACMEPYIIATHRHLSSMHPIYKLLHPHMRYTLEINALARQSLINGGGVIEACFSPGKYSMEISSAAYKSMWQFDMEALPADLIRRGMAVEDPSMPLGVKLVIEDYPYAADGLLIWSAIKEYVESYVEHYYSEPNSVTSDVELQGWWNEIKNKGHPDKKNEPWWPKLVTKEDLSGILTTMIWIASGQHAAINFGQYPFGGYVPNRPTLMRKLIPHEDDPSYENFILHPEYTFLASLPTQLQATKVMAVQDTLSTHSADEEYMCQLHEIQRFSIYDHEVLKVFERFSAKLKEIENTINQRNKDIRLKNRSGAGVPPYELLLPTSGPGVTCRGIPNSISI from the exons ATGATGTTTACAGCTCAACCAAGATCCACTCCACTTAGTTCAGAAATCCAACATGTCTTCACCGTCCGCTCACCTGTGGAGATCATGACAACAAGGAGGAAAATCAGTAGTCAGATTAGTAGATTTAAAGTTAAAGCTGTGATTCAAAGTGGGaatgaggagaagaagaagacagTGGAAAGTGGAAAGTTGGTGGAGAAATCTGGAGAAGAGAGTAATGGGTTTTCTGGAAAAGGGGTGAGAGATGTGAAAGCAGTGATCACTTtgaggaagaagatgaaggaGAAAATCAGTGAAAAGATTGAAGATCAGTGGGTATCTTTAATGAATGGGATTGGAAGGGGAATCTTGATTCAGCTCATTAGTCAAGACATTGATCCTG TTACCAAGTCGGGAAAGTATGCGGAGTCTTATGTGAGGGGCTGGTTTTCCAAGCCTTCTGATCATCCATATATAGTTGAATATGCTGCCAATTTCACTGTACCACACGATTTTGGATGCCCTGGAGCAATCATTATTACCAATCTCCTTGACAAAGAGATACACTTGGTGCAGATTGTTGTTCATGGCTTTAATGAAGGCCCTTTATTCTTTAGTGTTAATACATGGATTCATTCTCAGAAAGATAGTCCAGAGAGTAGAATTATCTTCCAAAATCAG GCATATCTCCCATCTCAAACACCACCTGGCATCAAGGATCTTCGACGTGAAGACTTGTTGAGCATTCGTGGCAATGGGAAAGGCGAGAGGAAGCTACATGAACGAGTCTATGATTATGACGTTTACAATGATTTAGGCAATCCTGATAAAAGTGAGGATCTTGCTAGACCTCTGATAGGTGGCCAAGAGAGACCTTATCCTAGGCGCTGTCGGACTGGTAGAGGTCCAACTAAGAAAG ATCCACTTGCAGAGCGTAGAATAGAGAAACCTCATCCAGTTTATGTCCCTAGAGATGAAACTTTTGAAGAAATTAAGCAAAATACTTTTTCTGCTGGAAGGTTGAAAGCTCTATTACATAACCTGGTACCACTAATTGCGGCTACATTGTCAAGCTCAGACATTCCCTTTACAAACTTCACAGACATAGATAAGCTGTATAACGATGGGTTTGTCTTGAATGATGATAAAGATTTAAAGAAGAATAAATTTCTTTCTGATACTTTGGATAAAGTATTTTCTGTCAGCAAAAGGTTGCTCAAGTACGAGATTCCTGCTATAATCAAAC GGGATAGATTTGCGTGGCTGCGAGATAATGAGTTCTCCCGACAAGCTTTAGCAGGGGTTAACCCTGTGAACATTGAACTTTTGAgg GAATTTCCAATTGTTAGCAAGCTAGATCCAGCTGTTTATGGCCCCCCTGATTCAGCTGTTACCAGGGATCTTATAGAACAGGAGCTTAATGGACTGAGTGTTGAAAAG GCTATTGAAGAAAAGAGATTGTTTATACTTGATTATCATGACATGCTTTTGCCATTTATTGGGAAGATGAACTCCTTGCTAGGGAGAAAAGCTTATGCATCAAGAACACTTTTCTTTTACACATCCAGAGGTGTTTTAAAGCCAATTATCATTGAACTTTCACTGCCTCCTACACCTTCTTCACCTAGGAACAAGCGTATATTCTCCCACGGACATGATGCAACCAATCACTGGATCTGGAATCTAGCCAAAGCACATGTTTGTTCAAATGATGCCGGCATCCATCAGTTGGTGAACCATTG GTTAAGGACTCATGCTTGTATGGAACCATATATCATTGCAACTCATAGGCATCTTAGCTCAATGCACCCAATTTACAAGCTACTTCACCCTCATATGCGCTACACACTGGAAATCAATGCGCTTGCAAGGCAGAGTTTGATAAATGGGGGTGGAGTTATTGAAGCATGTTTTAGCCCTGGAAAATATTCAATGGAAATAAGCTCTGCAGCTTACAAGAGTATGTGGCAGTTTGATATGGAAGCGCTGCCTGCAGATTTAATAAGAAG GGGAATGGCTGTAGAGGATCCATCGATGCCTTTGGGGGTGAAACTTGTGATTGAAGACTACCCTTATGCAGCGGACGGCCTTCTCATATGGTCTGCCATAAAAGAATATGTCGAGTCCTATGTTGAGCACTACTACTCCGAGCCTAATTCTGTCACGTCTGATGTTGAGCTCCAGGGCTGGTGGAATGAGATCAAGAACAAGGGACACCCCGATAAGAAAAATGAGCCTTGGTGGCCAAAGCTTGTTACCAAAGAAGACTTGTCTGGCATACTCACCACAATGATCTGGATTGCCTCAGGCCAACATGCAGCAATTAACTTTGGGCAGTACCCTTTTGGAGGTTATGTACCTAACCGTCCTACTCTTATGCGAAAGCTCATCCCACATGAAGATGATCCCAGCTATGAGAACTTTATTCTTCACCCTGAGTACACTTTTCTGGCATCTTTGCCTACTCAACTTCAAGCTACTAAAGTGATGGCTGTTCAAGATACCTTGTCGACTCATTCAGCTGATGAGGAATACATGTGTCAGTTGCACGAAATTCAAAGATTCTCTATATATGATCATGAAGTTTTGAAGGTTTTTGAAAGATTCAGTGCCAAATTAAAGGAGATAGAAAATACCATCAACCAAAGAAACAAGGATATCCGTCTTAAAAACCGAAGTGGTGCTGGTGTTCCTCCATATGAACTGCTGCTACCTACCTCTGGTCCTGGCGTTACCTGTCGTGGTATTCCCAACAGCATCTCAATCTGA
- the LOC107847668 gene encoding lipoxygenase 6, chloroplastic isoform X3 yields MMFTAQPRSTPLSSEIQHVFTVRSPVEIMTTRRKISSQISRFKVKAVIQSGNEEKKKTVESGKLVEKSGEESNGFSGKGVRDVKAVITLRKKMKEKISEKIEDQWVSLMNGIGRGILIQLISQDIDPVTKSGKYAESYVRGWFSKPSDHPYIVEYAANFTVPHDFGCPGAIIITNLLDKEIHLVQIVVHGFNEGPLFFSVNTWIHSQKDSPESRIIFQNQAYLPSQTPPGIKDLRREDLLSIRGNGKGERKLHERVYDYDVYNDLGNPDKSEDLARPLIGGQERPYPRRCRTGRGPTKKGDRFAWLRDNEFSRQALAGVNPVNIELLREFPIVSKLDPAVYGPPDSAVTRDLIEQELNGLSVEKAIEEKRLFILDYHDMLLPFIGKMNSLLGRKAYASRTLFFYTSRGVLKPIIIELSLPPTPSSPRNKRIFSHGHDATNHWIWNLAKAHVCSNDAGIHQLVNHWLRTHACMEPYIIATHRHLSSMHPIYKLLHPHMRYTLEINALARQSLINGGGVIEACFSPGKYSMEISSAAYKSMWQFDMEALPADLIRRGMAVEDPSMPLGVKLVIEDYPYAADGLLIWSAIKEYVESYVEHYYSEPNSVTSDVELQGWWNEIKNKGHPDKKNEPWWPKLVTKEDLSGILTTMIWIASGQHAAINFGQYPFGGYVPNRPTLMRKLIPHEDDPSYENFILHPEYTFLASLPTQLQATKVMAVQDTLSTHSADEEYMCQLHEIQRFSIYDHEVLKVFERFSAKLKEIENTINQRNKDIRLKNRSGAGVPPYELLLPTSGPGVTCRGIPNSISI; encoded by the exons ATGATGTTTACAGCTCAACCAAGATCCACTCCACTTAGTTCAGAAATCCAACATGTCTTCACCGTCCGCTCACCTGTGGAGATCATGACAACAAGGAGGAAAATCAGTAGTCAGATTAGTAGATTTAAAGTTAAAGCTGTGATTCAAAGTGGGaatgaggagaagaagaagacagTGGAAAGTGGAAAGTTGGTGGAGAAATCTGGAGAAGAGAGTAATGGGTTTTCTGGAAAAGGGGTGAGAGATGTGAAAGCAGTGATCACTTtgaggaagaagatgaaggaGAAAATCAGTGAAAAGATTGAAGATCAGTGGGTATCTTTAATGAATGGGATTGGAAGGGGAATCTTGATTCAGCTCATTAGTCAAGACATTGATCCTG TTACCAAGTCGGGAAAGTATGCGGAGTCTTATGTGAGGGGCTGGTTTTCCAAGCCTTCTGATCATCCATATATAGTTGAATATGCTGCCAATTTCACTGTACCACACGATTTTGGATGCCCTGGAGCAATCATTATTACCAATCTCCTTGACAAAGAGATACACTTGGTGCAGATTGTTGTTCATGGCTTTAATGAAGGCCCTTTATTCTTTAGTGTTAATACATGGATTCATTCTCAGAAAGATAGTCCAGAGAGTAGAATTATCTTCCAAAATCAG GCATATCTCCCATCTCAAACACCACCTGGCATCAAGGATCTTCGACGTGAAGACTTGTTGAGCATTCGTGGCAATGGGAAAGGCGAGAGGAAGCTACATGAACGAGTCTATGATTATGACGTTTACAATGATTTAGGCAATCCTGATAAAAGTGAGGATCTTGCTAGACCTCTGATAGGTGGCCAAGAGAGACCTTATCCTAGGCGCTGTCGGACTGGTAGAGGTCCAACTAAGAAAG GGGATAGATTTGCGTGGCTGCGAGATAATGAGTTCTCCCGACAAGCTTTAGCAGGGGTTAACCCTGTGAACATTGAACTTTTGAgg GAATTTCCAATTGTTAGCAAGCTAGATCCAGCTGTTTATGGCCCCCCTGATTCAGCTGTTACCAGGGATCTTATAGAACAGGAGCTTAATGGACTGAGTGTTGAAAAG GCTATTGAAGAAAAGAGATTGTTTATACTTGATTATCATGACATGCTTTTGCCATTTATTGGGAAGATGAACTCCTTGCTAGGGAGAAAAGCTTATGCATCAAGAACACTTTTCTTTTACACATCCAGAGGTGTTTTAAAGCCAATTATCATTGAACTTTCACTGCCTCCTACACCTTCTTCACCTAGGAACAAGCGTATATTCTCCCACGGACATGATGCAACCAATCACTGGATCTGGAATCTAGCCAAAGCACATGTTTGTTCAAATGATGCCGGCATCCATCAGTTGGTGAACCATTG GTTAAGGACTCATGCTTGTATGGAACCATATATCATTGCAACTCATAGGCATCTTAGCTCAATGCACCCAATTTACAAGCTACTTCACCCTCATATGCGCTACACACTGGAAATCAATGCGCTTGCAAGGCAGAGTTTGATAAATGGGGGTGGAGTTATTGAAGCATGTTTTAGCCCTGGAAAATATTCAATGGAAATAAGCTCTGCAGCTTACAAGAGTATGTGGCAGTTTGATATGGAAGCGCTGCCTGCAGATTTAATAAGAAG GGGAATGGCTGTAGAGGATCCATCGATGCCTTTGGGGGTGAAACTTGTGATTGAAGACTACCCTTATGCAGCGGACGGCCTTCTCATATGGTCTGCCATAAAAGAATATGTCGAGTCCTATGTTGAGCACTACTACTCCGAGCCTAATTCTGTCACGTCTGATGTTGAGCTCCAGGGCTGGTGGAATGAGATCAAGAACAAGGGACACCCCGATAAGAAAAATGAGCCTTGGTGGCCAAAGCTTGTTACCAAAGAAGACTTGTCTGGCATACTCACCACAATGATCTGGATTGCCTCAGGCCAACATGCAGCAATTAACTTTGGGCAGTACCCTTTTGGAGGTTATGTACCTAACCGTCCTACTCTTATGCGAAAGCTCATCCCACATGAAGATGATCCCAGCTATGAGAACTTTATTCTTCACCCTGAGTACACTTTTCTGGCATCTTTGCCTACTCAACTTCAAGCTACTAAAGTGATGGCTGTTCAAGATACCTTGTCGACTCATTCAGCTGATGAGGAATACATGTGTCAGTTGCACGAAATTCAAAGATTCTCTATATATGATCATGAAGTTTTGAAGGTTTTTGAAAGATTCAGTGCCAAATTAAAGGAGATAGAAAATACCATCAACCAAAGAAACAAGGATATCCGTCTTAAAAACCGAAGTGGTGCTGGTGTTCCTCCATATGAACTGCTGCTACCTACCTCTGGTCCTGGCGTTACCTGTCGTGGTATTCCCAACAGCATCTCAATCTGA
- the LOC107847668 gene encoding lipoxygenase 6, chloroplastic isoform X1, whose protein sequence is MMFTAQPRSTPLSSEIQHVFTVRSPVEIMTTRRKISSQISRFKVKAVIQSGNEEKKKTVESGKLVEKSGEESNGFSGKGVRDVKAVITLRKKMKEKISEKIEDQWVSLMNGIGRGILIQLISQDIDPVTKSGKYAESYVRGWFSKPSDHPYIVEYAANFTVPHDFGCPGAIIITNLLDKEIHLVQIVVHGFNEGPLFFSVNTWIHSQKDSPESRIIFQNQAYLPSQTPPGIKDLRREDLLSIRGNGKGERKLHERVYDYDVYNDLGNPDKSEDLARPLIGGQERPYPRRCRTGRGPTKKDPLAERRIEKPHPVYVPRDETFEEIKQNTFSAGRLKALLHNLVPLIAATLSSSDIPFTNFTDIDKLYNDGFVLNDDKDLKKNKFLSDTLDKVFSVSKRLLKYEIPAIIKRDRFAWLRDNEFSRQALAGVNPVNIELLREFPIVSKLDPAVYGPPDSAVTRDLIEQELNGLSVEKVMILFQSIYFGKSSFGVFLHLKFHLKFSIQAIEEKRLFILDYHDMLLPFIGKMNSLLGRKAYASRTLFFYTSRGVLKPIIIELSLPPTPSSPRNKRIFSHGHDATNHWIWNLAKAHVCSNDAGIHQLVNHWLRTHACMEPYIIATHRHLSSMHPIYKLLHPHMRYTLEINALARQSLINGGGVIEACFSPGKYSMEISSAAYKSMWQFDMEALPADLIRRGMAVEDPSMPLGVKLVIEDYPYAADGLLIWSAIKEYVESYVEHYYSEPNSVTSDVELQGWWNEIKNKGHPDKKNEPWWPKLVTKEDLSGILTTMIWIASGQHAAINFGQYPFGGYVPNRPTLMRKLIPHEDDPSYENFILHPEYTFLASLPTQLQATKVMAVQDTLSTHSADEEYMCQLHEIQRFSIYDHEVLKVFERFSAKLKEIENTINQRNKDIRLKNRSGAGVPPYELLLPTSGPGVTCRGIPNSISI, encoded by the exons ATGATGTTTACAGCTCAACCAAGATCCACTCCACTTAGTTCAGAAATCCAACATGTCTTCACCGTCCGCTCACCTGTGGAGATCATGACAACAAGGAGGAAAATCAGTAGTCAGATTAGTAGATTTAAAGTTAAAGCTGTGATTCAAAGTGGGaatgaggagaagaagaagacagTGGAAAGTGGAAAGTTGGTGGAGAAATCTGGAGAAGAGAGTAATGGGTTTTCTGGAAAAGGGGTGAGAGATGTGAAAGCAGTGATCACTTtgaggaagaagatgaaggaGAAAATCAGTGAAAAGATTGAAGATCAGTGGGTATCTTTAATGAATGGGATTGGAAGGGGAATCTTGATTCAGCTCATTAGTCAAGACATTGATCCTG TTACCAAGTCGGGAAAGTATGCGGAGTCTTATGTGAGGGGCTGGTTTTCCAAGCCTTCTGATCATCCATATATAGTTGAATATGCTGCCAATTTCACTGTACCACACGATTTTGGATGCCCTGGAGCAATCATTATTACCAATCTCCTTGACAAAGAGATACACTTGGTGCAGATTGTTGTTCATGGCTTTAATGAAGGCCCTTTATTCTTTAGTGTTAATACATGGATTCATTCTCAGAAAGATAGTCCAGAGAGTAGAATTATCTTCCAAAATCAG GCATATCTCCCATCTCAAACACCACCTGGCATCAAGGATCTTCGACGTGAAGACTTGTTGAGCATTCGTGGCAATGGGAAAGGCGAGAGGAAGCTACATGAACGAGTCTATGATTATGACGTTTACAATGATTTAGGCAATCCTGATAAAAGTGAGGATCTTGCTAGACCTCTGATAGGTGGCCAAGAGAGACCTTATCCTAGGCGCTGTCGGACTGGTAGAGGTCCAACTAAGAAAG ATCCACTTGCAGAGCGTAGAATAGAGAAACCTCATCCAGTTTATGTCCCTAGAGATGAAACTTTTGAAGAAATTAAGCAAAATACTTTTTCTGCTGGAAGGTTGAAAGCTCTATTACATAACCTGGTACCACTAATTGCGGCTACATTGTCAAGCTCAGACATTCCCTTTACAAACTTCACAGACATAGATAAGCTGTATAACGATGGGTTTGTCTTGAATGATGATAAAGATTTAAAGAAGAATAAATTTCTTTCTGATACTTTGGATAAAGTATTTTCTGTCAGCAAAAGGTTGCTCAAGTACGAGATTCCTGCTATAATCAAAC GGGATAGATTTGCGTGGCTGCGAGATAATGAGTTCTCCCGACAAGCTTTAGCAGGGGTTAACCCTGTGAACATTGAACTTTTGAgg GAATTTCCAATTGTTAGCAAGCTAGATCCAGCTGTTTATGGCCCCCCTGATTCAGCTGTTACCAGGGATCTTATAGAACAGGAGCTTAATGGACTGAGTGTTGAAAAGGTAATGATCCTTTTCCAAAGTATTTATTTTGGGAAATCTAGCTTTGGTGTGTTTCTACACCTAAAATTTCATCTCAAATTTTCTATTCAGGCTATTGAAGAAAAGAGATTGTTTATACTTGATTATCATGACATGCTTTTGCCATTTATTGGGAAGATGAACTCCTTGCTAGGGAGAAAAGCTTATGCATCAAGAACACTTTTCTTTTACACATCCAGAGGTGTTTTAAAGCCAATTATCATTGAACTTTCACTGCCTCCTACACCTTCTTCACCTAGGAACAAGCGTATATTCTCCCACGGACATGATGCAACCAATCACTGGATCTGGAATCTAGCCAAAGCACATGTTTGTTCAAATGATGCCGGCATCCATCAGTTGGTGAACCATTG GTTAAGGACTCATGCTTGTATGGAACCATATATCATTGCAACTCATAGGCATCTTAGCTCAATGCACCCAATTTACAAGCTACTTCACCCTCATATGCGCTACACACTGGAAATCAATGCGCTTGCAAGGCAGAGTTTGATAAATGGGGGTGGAGTTATTGAAGCATGTTTTAGCCCTGGAAAATATTCAATGGAAATAAGCTCTGCAGCTTACAAGAGTATGTGGCAGTTTGATATGGAAGCGCTGCCTGCAGATTTAATAAGAAG GGGAATGGCTGTAGAGGATCCATCGATGCCTTTGGGGGTGAAACTTGTGATTGAAGACTACCCTTATGCAGCGGACGGCCTTCTCATATGGTCTGCCATAAAAGAATATGTCGAGTCCTATGTTGAGCACTACTACTCCGAGCCTAATTCTGTCACGTCTGATGTTGAGCTCCAGGGCTGGTGGAATGAGATCAAGAACAAGGGACACCCCGATAAGAAAAATGAGCCTTGGTGGCCAAAGCTTGTTACCAAAGAAGACTTGTCTGGCATACTCACCACAATGATCTGGATTGCCTCAGGCCAACATGCAGCAATTAACTTTGGGCAGTACCCTTTTGGAGGTTATGTACCTAACCGTCCTACTCTTATGCGAAAGCTCATCCCACATGAAGATGATCCCAGCTATGAGAACTTTATTCTTCACCCTGAGTACACTTTTCTGGCATCTTTGCCTACTCAACTTCAAGCTACTAAAGTGATGGCTGTTCAAGATACCTTGTCGACTCATTCAGCTGATGAGGAATACATGTGTCAGTTGCACGAAATTCAAAGATTCTCTATATATGATCATGAAGTTTTGAAGGTTTTTGAAAGATTCAGTGCCAAATTAAAGGAGATAGAAAATACCATCAACCAAAGAAACAAGGATATCCGTCTTAAAAACCGAAGTGGTGCTGGTGTTCCTCCATATGAACTGCTGCTACCTACCTCTGGTCCTGGCGTTACCTGTCGTGGTATTCCCAACAGCATCTCAATCTGA